In Providencia hangzhouensis, the DNA window TACTACTCACCCCGCCCATCATTGGGCGAGGGCTTTTTTTACTCGATTCCGTATTGTTCGCGGTAAGCCTTCATAGCCGCTAAATGTTCCTGCATACCTTCCTGTTCAGAGAGGTAAGTGATTAAATCGCTCATGGTAATAATTGAGTAAACTTTACAGCCATAATCACGCTCAACCTCTTGCACTGCTGAAATGTCACCTTTGCCTTTTTCTTGGCGATCAAGGCATAGCAAAACACCATTCAACGTCGCTTGTTGTTGTTTAATAATTTCCATTGACTCACGAATTGCCGTTCCTGCAGTAATGACATCATCAACTACCACAACACGCCCTTTCAAAGGACTCCCAACTAACACGCCACCTTCCCCATGGTCTTTAGCTTCTTTGCGATTGAAGCAATATGGCATATCGATGTCATGGTGTTCAGAAAGTGCTACCGCCGTCGTCGTTGCGATAGGGATCCCTTTATACGCAGGGCCAAAGATGACATCACACTCAATTGCACTATCTTGTAATGCTTGTGCATAAAAACGACCGACAAGTGCCAGATCACGCCCTGTATTAAATAACCCCGCATTGAAAAAATAAGGGCTTTTACGACCTGATTTCAGCGTAAACTCACCAAATTTAAGTACCTGTTTTTTCATGGCAAGTTCAATAAAATCGCGCTGATAGGCTTTCATTGGTCATTCTCCTCGTTGATGATTATTTATCTATATTCAAAGCTGCTAATTGGTTGATGAACCAGCAGACATAAAAAAGGCGACTATTTAGCCGCCTAATTAATGATTAACTTACTTCAGCGCTTCTCGCTGAGCTTCAAAAATGGTATTTAAACCTGTTTTAGCTAATGCCAATAGAGCAAGTAGCTCTTCATGACTAAATGGTTCGCCTTCTGCGGTGCCCTGCACTTCAATCATTCGGCCATCATCCATCATCACAACATTCATATCTGTTTCAGCGGCAGAATCTTCAACATATTCAAGGTCACATAGGGCTTCTTGATTTACAATTCCGACGGAAACGGCTGCAACCATTGATTTGAGTGGGCTTTTTGCAATTTTACCTTGCTCAACCATGTTATTCAGTGCATCAACTAGAGCCACACAGGCACCAGAAATCGCCGCTGTACGTGTACCGCCATCCGCTTGGATAACATCACAGTCTAAAGTAATGGTGTACTCGCCTAACTTTTTAAGGTCAACAGCAGCACGTAAAGAACGTGCAATTAACCGTTGGATTTCCATCGTACGACCCGTTTGTTTTCCTCGTGCAGCTTCACGTTGATTACGTGAATTTGTTGCGCGCGGTAACATACCATAC includes these proteins:
- the rph gene encoding ribonuclease PH: MRPADRQADQMRPITITRNYTKHAEGSVLIEFGDTKVLCNATVEEGVPRFLKGQGQGWVTAEYGMLPRATNSRNQREAARGKQTGRTMEIQRLIARSLRAAVDLKKLGEYTITLDCDVIQADGGTRTAAISGACVALVDALNNMVEQGKIAKSPLKSMVAAVSVGIVNQEALCDLEYVEDSAAETDMNVVMMDDGRMIEVQGTAEGEPFSHEELLALLALAKTGLNTIFEAQREALK
- the pyrE gene encoding orotate phosphoribosyltransferase; this encodes MKAYQRDFIELAMKKQVLKFGEFTLKSGRKSPYFFNAGLFNTGRDLALVGRFYAQALQDSAIECDVIFGPAYKGIPIATTTAVALSEHHDIDMPYCFNRKEAKDHGEGGVLVGSPLKGRVVVVDDVITAGTAIRESMEIIKQQQATLNGVLLCLDRQEKGKGDISAVQEVERDYGCKVYSIITMSDLITYLSEQEGMQEHLAAMKAYREQYGIE